The Nitrospira sp. sequence ATACGGCGGACATCTCGCCCTATCAAGTCGTCAATGTCTTTTCGCGGGTCGATGGCTACATCGCGAAACTGCATGTCGATAAGGGTGATTTTGTGAGGGCCAATCAGTTGCTCGTCGAAATCGACCATACGGACTATCAACATGCTGTCGATCAGGCAAAAGCCAATCTTTCAGCGGCCAAGGCGAAAGTATCACAACAAGACGCCGCGGTGCGCAACGCCAAACTGACCCTCGATCGCATGCAAGCCCTCATCAAAGATCAATTTGTTTCGCAGCAGGATCTGGACAACGCGCAGGTCAACTCTGATGCCGCCATCGCCGCACAAGAATCCTTGCACGCGCAGGTCAAACAGATGGAGGTCGCACTGGCTCAAGCGGAGACTAATCTGACCTACTCCTATATCCGCGCCCCGTTTGCCGGCTATATCGCGGAACGAAATCTGGATACCGGTGCCTATGTCACCGGCGCGACCGCAAGTACATCGACCATGTCGCGGGGCATTATGAGCCTGCACGACATCAATACCGTCCGGGTTCTGATCGAAGTCGTCGAAAAAGAGATTCCGCTGGTGAAGATCGGACAAAAGGCTGAGCTTCGTGCTGAAGCATACCCGGACCACGTGTTCCAGGGAACCGTCACGCGTATCGTTCAAGCCTTGAATCGTGCAACGCGAACGATGACTGTGGAAGTCGATTTACCC is a genomic window containing:
- a CDS encoding efflux RND transporter periplasmic adaptor subunit, whose translation is MSQLSRYPFVILGVIIFFAVTALVVFRLSTGAKTDTNKTRLITVGVISPLRQDLDIRLAYTADISPYQVVNVFSRVDGYIAKLHVDKGDFVRANQLLVEIDHTDYQHAVDQAKANLSAAKAKVSQQDAAVRNAKLTLDRMQALIKDQFVSQQDLDNAQVNSDAAIAAQESLHAQVKQMEVALAQAETNLTYSYIRAPFAGYIAERNLDTGAYVTGATASTSTMSRGIMSLHDINTVRVLIEVVEKEIPLVKIGQKAELRAEAYPDHVFQGTVTRIVQALNRATRTMTVEVDLPNKDLRLKGGMFARVEVMVGIHHQALQIPIDAVSRLEDTQYVYVVREGKAQRVDIAIGARNGNRVEITKGLIGSEEVIVSGKDIIHDGTPVRTQPLPQPSDLNTEGKS